Proteins encoded within one genomic window of Trichoderma asperellum chromosome 2, complete sequence:
- a CDS encoding uncharacterized protein (EggNog:ENOG41), with amino-acid sequence MAHSPRRMSDTTYRSFHDIEMVDPLSSPPSTSRGRQTVQSFKPQRGHSPSIVQVQRKDSGYESHTSSPRTSATYFRPKPTRRSSGLSKYGTSSAQSLRSRIRPTIRRPATSQASASYQLRPVGAGNQMAYYQFPASDLVEVTETSQEAPSTCLPPQTTHYWTSDRTRRLEYAAIDAASKGVKGWIRRNLLPDCFSGKNRHVAFDDDSGSVRRYRLDLEDEQDEKCVPDCTASTPSPHKKRFSIRIHRKSVSA; translated from the coding sequence ATGGCTCACTCACCACGGCGCATGTCCGATACCACCTATCGCAGCTTCCATGATATTGAAATGGTAGACCCCCTATCATCGCCTCCCTCGACCTCACGGGGGCGCCAAACTGTCCAGTCTTTCAAGCCTCAAAGAGGACATTCTCCAAGTATCGTCCAGGTTCAACGCAAAGATTCTGGATACGAATCACACACCTCATCACCACGCACTTCAGCCACCTACTTTCGACCTAAGCCTACACGGCGTTCTTCAGGCCTATCCAAATATGGTACATCGTCTGCTCAGTCACTGAGATCTCGTATTCGACCTACCATACGCCGGCCAGCCACCAGTCAAGCCTCCGCCTCATATCAACTCCGGCCTGTTGGAGCTGGCAATCAAATGGCGTACTATCAATTCCCAGCCTCGGATCTGGTTGAAGTTACGGAGACAAGCCAAGAAGCCCCCAGTACTTGCTTGCCGCCGCAGACCACTCATTATTGGACCAGCGACAGGACTCGTCGGTTGGAGTATGCTGCCATTGACGCAGCAAGCAAGGGCGTCAAGGGTTGGATCCGAAGGAACTTGCTTCCCGACTGCTTTTCTGGAAAAAACAGGCACGTGGCCTTTGACGACGACTCTGGCAGTGTTCGTCGCTACAGGCTAGACCTAGAGGACGAACAAGATGAGAAGTGTGTGCCCGACTGTACCGCCTCAACTCCATCTCCGCACAAGAAACGCTTCTCCATCCGCATTCACCGCAAGAGCGTTAGCGCTTAA
- a CDS encoding uncharacterized protein (EggNog:ENOG41) produces MSLLPSPKGLPADPPGDGSNLRGLVRRPGPAPPQHVAAVSGTIAPGFRKKEKKKKKTEKEMLQKVANSSPQSADILDGVPMELARTVVNMQQYYASGVNELAEKLGTVEEELRRAKEENLRMKKRLDMHFGMLGQAAEFMQRVSQGLGMAMPVDEEMLGRKGGDEELKQGFDGDGDLPMEGVNMEVPPMPVDDRPPMRSTGRMAGNRRMMQEKSPAQRRRGKEKRRMVAAEVLPIREKMVIPQDDGDDDDDDDDNIDRMKESNSEIRLEEESRHRREDNGSDDAKILQGAPRLQALICQDAIRRSVIRQDITRQSRFTPINRVPSRQSTPSVDNDADSDEYCPSSPSSSSSSDSIYEEETAPSSTIAISKPTPSPNHLLQTPLPAASSSSSSTSTSSRPSKPRYSVTRRTTIPRYASGPPGKPFRFHRMGRTVLDVWTEYKRGSKGNPAIEALERQYGTEWRTGEDTRELKYASNYVSVRQKVVSQVEEMCEREGISAMEACRRLDERVDGRMQLLISAVRKGQDPFVVIPKR; encoded by the coding sequence ATGTCTTTGCTTCCATCTCCGAAAGGGCTTCCGGCAGACCCACCCGGCGATGGGTCTAATTTGCGGGGCCTAGTTCGGCGGCCCGGCCCAGCACCGCCACAGCATGTTGCAGCAGTGTCAGGGACCATCGCCCCGGGattcagaaaaaaagagaagaagaagaagaagacagagaaagaaatgcTCCAAAAAGTGGCAAACTCGTCACCGCAGTCGGCGGATATACTGGATGGAGTGCCCATGGAGCTGGCGAGAACCGTGGTAAATATGCAGCAGTATTACGCGTCGGGGGTGAATGAGCTTGCAGAGAAATTAGGCACTGTGGAGGAAGAACTGAGGCGAGCGAAGGAAGAGAAtttgaggatgaagaagaggctggatATGCATTTTGGGATGTTGGGACAGGCGGCGGAGTTTATGCAGCGGGTTAGCCAGGGGCTTGGGATGGCGATGCCGGTGGATGAGGAGATGTTGGGAAGAAAGGGAGGAGATGAGGAGTTGAAGCAGGGctttgatggtgatggtgatttACCAATGGAGGGAGTGAATATGGAAGTGCCGCCGATGCCGGTGGATGATAGGCCGCCTATGAGGAGTACGGGTCGGATGGCAGGTAATAGACGGATGATGCAGGAGAAGAGTCCTGctcagaggaggagaggaaaggagaagaggaggatggtgGCTGCGGAAGTGTTGCCAataagagagaagatggtgattcctcaagatgatggagatgatgatgatgatgatgatgataacaTTGATCGAATGAAGGAATCTAACTCGGAAATCCGgctggaggaagagagtcGCCATAGGCGCGAAGACAACGGCAGCGACGATGCCAAGATACTACAAGGAGCACCCCGTCTACAAGCCCTTATATGTCAAGATGCGATACGTCGAAGTGTCATACGTCAAGACATTACACGTCAATCCCGCTTTACACCAATCAACCGTGTTCCATCTCGCCAAAGCACACCGTCAGTCGACAACGACGCCGACTCAGACGAATACTGCCCTTCCTccccgtcatcatcatcatcatcagacTCCATCtacgaagaagaaacagcCCCATCCTCAACCATCGCAATCTCAAAACCAACTCCCTCACCAAACCATTTACTCCAAACCCCCcttccagcagcatcatcatcatcatcatcgacatcgacatcatCCCGTCCTTCCAAGCCCCGCTACTCCGTCACAAGACGCACCACAATCCCCCGCTACGCATCCGGCCCACCAGGCAAACCCTTCCGCTTCCACCGCATGGGTCGCACCGTGCTCGACGTCTGGACGGAATACAAGCGCGGCTCGAAGGGGAACCCGGCCATTGAGGCGCTGGAGCGTCAGTACGGCACTGAGTGGCGCACGGGGGAGGATACTCGGGAGTTGAAATACGCGAGCAACTATGTCAGTGTGCGGCAGAAGGTGGTGAGTCAAGTAGAGGAAATGTGCGAGAGGGAAGGGATCAGTGCGATGGAGGCGTGTAGGAGGTTGGATGAGAGGGTGGATGGGAGGATGCAGCTGTTGATTTCGGCGGTGAGGAAGGGACAGGATCCGTTTGTGGTCATACCCAAGAGGTGA
- a CDS encoding uncharacterized protein (TransMembrane:2 (i97-117o123-141i)) translates to MGQMTPRGGECLSLQLAIRGSQNEKRGPRLALEPDPETSRALDACSWPGAAGLVAAAWMSWHREPKQAGRIYHCGSTKRKANVLPQLHDLLAAPCRLPYITPIGPCLSVVVLFPSLFPSLSTSLSFSFQLCCCPLIALRAFKSTIRKIMASPTPIPKPPGVPLLGNIFDVNPSNTWDSLRELSDQYGEIFQIKVLGKTLVFVASVALAEELCDEKRFRKYVGGPIVEIRAAVHDALFTAYDNEASWGIAHRIIYPQLKSEVVSTHFREMRNLAGELFHTWKNLGGSNTISPLDQLNRLNLETNTYVFFGKRLNGLTGPPHPMIQAMEDSTSEAMKRPTRPRLLNWLVYGRKFKSSNKAMREYASELVQYRNENPTDRQDMLSIMMTTPDPETGKALTPSQVIDEIVSMPIGSSTAPCLLVYAIYYLQRNPEVVVKAREELDRVIGAGEFEFDHLGQLKYVEGIMRESLRLSSVAPGFNIEPRPREGDKSPVLLGGGKYQIAHNQPMIIVLQGVNRDPTVFEEPLAFRPERMVGEAFDNLPAGAKKWFGNGKRECIGKQYALQWSLIILAMLIREFDFEPVSPEYHLEEDGWFNTRPVDFSVRVKARAKATY, encoded by the coding sequence ATGGGCCAAATGACGCCGCGCGGCGGGGAATGTCTCAGTCTGCAGCTTGCAATTCGCGGGTCCCAAAATGAGAAGAGGGGGCCACGACTGGCCTTGGAGCCAGATCCAGAGACATCTCGAGCTCTGGATGCTTGCTCTTGGCCTGGAGCTGCAGGGCTAGTGGCTGCTGCATGGATGAGCTGGCACCGTGAACCCAAGCAAGCAGGCCGTATTTATCATTGTGGTAgcacgaaaagaaaagccaacGTCTTGCCACAGCTCCACGACCTGCTGGCGGCACCCTGTAGACTGCCATATATTACACCCATCGGGCCCTGCTTGTCCGTAGTTGTCCTCTTCCCCagcctttttccttctctttccacttccctctccttttctttccagctctgctgctgtcctTTGATAGCTCTTCGTGCTTTCAAATCTACGATACGGAAAATCATGGCATCACCAACTCCCATTCCGAAGCCACCTGGCGTGCCATTGCTTGGCAACATCTTTGATGTGAATCCCAGCAACACTTGGGACTCGCTCAGGGAGCTCTCTGACCAGTATGGCGAGATTTTTCAGATCAAAGTCCTTGGAAAGACTCTCGTCTTCGTTGCCAGCGTTGCTCTAGCCGAAGAGCTTTGTGACGAGAAGCGCTTCCGCAAGTACGTCGGTGGACCCATCGTCGAGATTCGAGCTGCCGTCCATGATGCGCTCTTCACGGCCTATGACAACGAGGCCAGCTGGGGCATTGCTCACCGAATCATTTATCCCCAGCTGAAATCCGAAGTTGTGTCTACTCACTTTAGAGAAATGCGCAATCTGGCTGGGGAACTTTTCCATACTTGGAAGAACCTCGGAGGCAGCAATACAATCTCCCCCTTGGATCAGCTCAATAGGCTAAATCTCGAGACGAACACCTATGTCTTCTTTGGTAAGCGGCTGAATGGACTGACTGGTCCTCCGCATCCAATGATCCAGGCAATGGAGGACTCTACCTCTGAGGCGATGAAGCGCCCTACACGACCTAGATTGCTCAACTGGTTGGTGTATGGCCGCAAGTTCAAGTCTTCAAACAAGGCGATGCGAGAATATGCTTCAGAACTGGTCCAGTACCGTAACGAGAACCCGACAGATAGACAGGATATGCTGTCCATCATGATGACCACTCCGGATCCGGAGACTGGAAAGGCCCTGACCCCTTCGCAGGTCATTGATGAGATAGTATCAATGCccattggcagcagcaccgcaCCCTGCTTGCTCGTCTACGCCATCTACTATCTTCAGCGCAATCCAGAGGTCGTTGTCAAAGCTCGCGAAGAACTGGACCGAGTCATTGGCGCTGGCGAGTTTGAATTTGATCATCTTGGACAATTAAAGTACGTTGAAGGCATCATGCGCGAATCACTCCGCCTATCCTCTGTCGCACCGGGCTTCAACATTGAACCACGACCAAGAGAGGGCGACAAGAGCCCTGTTCTGTTGGGCGGAGGCAAGTACCAGATTGCTCACAATCAGCCCATGATTATCGTTTTGCAAGGAGTGAACCGCGATCCCACTGTGTTTGAGGAGCCGTTGGCATTCAGGCCCGAGCGTATGGTTGGCGAGGCCTTTGATAATTTGCCCGCTGGCGCCAAGAAGTGGTTCGGCAATGGCAAGAGAGAGTGTATTGGCAAACAGTATGCTCTACAGTGGAGTCTCATTATCCTGGCCATGCTCATTAGAGAGTTCGACTTCGAGCCGGTGAGCCCAGAGTATCATCTCGAGGAAGACGGATGGTTCAATACTCGCCCAGTTGACTTCTCCGTCAGAGTGAAGGCTAGAGCCAAGGCTACATACTAA
- a CDS encoding uncharacterized protein (TransMembrane:2 (i7-28o40-61i)) has protein sequence MTRAQQTISLGLLVSSLYFALFLELIPLPPLVQKEIVPVLPFWALISFGALLLFRLGWGVFTFNDVPAAHKELMEEIEMAKVDLRKLGVDVD, from the exons ATGACGCGCGCTCAGCAGACTATTTCCCTCGGCCTCCTGGTCTCTTCT CTCTActttgctctcttcctcgagctcattcctctccctcctctcgTCCAGAAGGAAATCGTCCCGGTG CTTCCCTTCTGGGCCCTCATTTCCTTCGGCGCGTTGCTCCTATTCCGTCTCGGCTGGGGCGTCTTCACGTTCAACGATGTTCCCGCGGCGCACAAGGAGCtgatggaggagattgagatgGCAAAGGTCGACCTGAGGAAGCTTGGTGTTGACGTGGATTAA
- a CDS encoding uncharacterized protein (EggNog:ENOG41), which translates to MDEPASKRRRVSPRNSSVNNSSSSDATSTPSKPARARTTRPLDDATTRANEIRHPPQSLDKARPAPTESQRTSSSSEKEVGEAVRDSANAPTPATSDPAQGTNGAALSSGSLPSSRQSDDVLPSIPIRSPFKPRPRPLPPPAPEGDDEADSFWGRRQRRSPNTGRPLLYPEPELPPSIPDATSFTPPKGIHSSPSRWRDKPRTKHSSPLKPSKSRPLEKPSKKSALPVHRFEPPQREGESSIQEPSLDDKAHPARQVLSFDPNGDKRKEKLALDEEIAKLKRDLQVVSKENDRIRLMQASGRILSFADEEEVFNVVRRHLVDSETQPPPPPSQQLLKAALNPAALLPFGRTTPVVATAEDEVNITDIKSHHPIKMTAEEELPYLQLFSPFDVTSTVAILHSDGEQPLRQRRIMTFRSKDAPGLFTSKIEMVVNAMNSSIVELKVDSLEPSARAELGPFVTKLCEGDCNRSMQRNIGILSWAMGEWYQAAVQRAYLWSKLDRELASKGEFLQAIAEARKKKPARRAATEELEKEAQSASTPSFKKAELVHFMGQQAFEFDIPSKKRSDPTSSVRLEWKIDFDWIGEAQNKVAVMIGVPGKWRKADQRGVLGKLPKLFEDLVEGGQDPSLAVKTIVALVVGEQ; encoded by the exons ATGGATGAGCCCGCGTCAAAGAGACGTCGGGTCTCACCACGCAATTCTTCtgtcaacaacagcagcagcagcgacgcGACGTCGACACCTTCAAAGCCCGCAAGAGCTCGGACAACTCGCCCTCTGGACGATGCAACCACGAGAGCTAATGAGATTCGTCATCCGCCGCAGAGTCTGGATAAGGCGCGGCCTGCACCAACAGAGTCACAGCGGACTTCATCTTCGAGCGAGAAAGAGGTAGGAGAGGCTGTTCGCGACTCAGCCAACGCTCCTACGCCAGCAACGAGTGACCCGGCGCAAGGCACAAATGGAGCTGCGTTGAGCTCTGGGTCGCTGCCGTCTTCACGACAATCCGACGACGTTTTGCCTAGCATACCTATAAGATCGCCTTTCAAACCGAGGCCACGaccgctgccaccaccagcgcctGAGGGAGACGATGAGGCGGATTCATTCTGGGGTAGAAGACAGCGACGATCACCAAACACCGGCCGACCGCTTCTATACCCAGAGCCTGAGCTGCCGCCATCTATCCCAGACGCCACTTCCTTCACCCCACCGAAAGGCATACACAGCAGTCCGTCGCGATGGAGAGACAAGCCTAGAACGAAACACAGCTCTCCTTTAAAACCCTCAAAGAGTCGGCCCCTCGAAAAACCTAGCAAGAAATCTGCACTGCCGGTGCATAGGTTCGAACCACCGCAAAGGGAAGGCGAAAGCAGCATACAAGAGCCTTCTTTGGACGATAAAGCCCACCCAGCTCGCCAAGTCTTATCATTTGATCCAAATGGggacaagagaaaagaaaaattagcCTTGGATGAAGAGATTGCAAAATTGAAGCGGGATCTGCAGGTTGTGAGCAAGGAGAACGATAGAATTCGGCTGATGCAGGCTTCTGGCCGTATCTTGAGCtttgcagatgaagaagaggtgtTTAATGTGGTGCGACGGCACCTCGTGGACTCCGAAACACAacctccgccgccaccatcgcAGCAACTTTTGAAAGCGGCATTAAACCCTGCGGCATTGTTGCCCTTTGGGAGAACGACTCCCGTTGTCGCCACagcagaagatgaagtcaACATCACAGATATCAAGTCGCACCATCCCATAAAAATGACAGCAGAGGAAGAGTTGCCATACCTACAGCTATTTAGTCCATTCGACGTTACATCGACTGTGGCTATCTTGCACTCGGATGGGGAACAGCCTTTGCGACAACGGCGCATCATGACGTTCAGGTCAAAAGATGCGCCTGGACTCTTTACCTCTAAGATCGAGATGGTGGTGAACGCAATGAATTCCAGCATCGTGGAGCTGAAGGTGGATTCCCTGGAGCCTTCAGCAAGGGCTGAGCTGGGGCCATTTGTTACCAAGTTATGTGAGGGCGATTGCAACAGGAGCATGCAGCGTAACATAGGGATACTCTCATGGGCTATGGGGGAATGGTACCAGGCTGCAGTTCAAAGGGCATATCTGTGGTCTAAACTAGATCGCGAACTGGCGTCCAAGGGAGAATTCTTACAGGCCATTGCTGAGGcgcggaagaagaagccggcgcGGAGAGCAGCAAcggaagagctggaaaaaGAAGCTCAATCAGCATCTACCCCATCTTTTAAGAAGGCTGAATTGGTTCATTTCATGGGCCAGCAGGCATTTGAGTTTGATATTCCGTCGAAGAAGCGATCAGACCCTACATCATCGGTACGGTTGGAGTGGAAGATTGATTTTGATTGGATTGGGGAGGCGCAAAATAAGGTGGCTGTCATGATTGGCGTACCAGGCAAAT GGCGAAAGGCGGATCAACGGGGAGTGCTGGGAAAGCTTCCCAAACTGTTTGAAGACCTTGTGGAGGGCGGGCAGGACCCATCCCTCGCTGTCAAAACTATTGTGGCATTAGTTGTAGGCGAGCAATGA
- a CDS encoding uncharacterized protein (EggNog:ENOG41) yields the protein MSSRTLISRMGLVRPGAALSHGQCCRRCFASVTGTGADEQWPQKTPLGAYYEIIFKNPTAYSPTATLERAPSPDQTLSHKPQGNTAKPLFGHVNPTTTLPSHKEPVPTTPEDRARVVFGSRLLGPAEEAGRLAAKKAKSTYVAGILIPPRPEEPDNCCMSGCVNCVWDRYREDLEEWSMKKAEAKARLKAGGSTMDADGGGSEAAWASKISKDMWDEEAFQNVPVGIREFMKQEKKLKERHQREGTLGG from the coding sequence ATGTCGTCAAGAACACTAATATCGCGGATGGGCCTTGTACGGCCGGGCGCAGCTTTGTCGCACGGGCAATGCTGTCGACGATGCTTTGCCAGCGTCACGGGAACTGGCGCAGATGAGCAATGGCCTCAGAAAACACCGCTTGGAGCATACTACGAAATCATCTTTAAGAATCCTACCGCATATTCACCTACTGCAACACTAGAGAGGGCCCCGTCCCCGGATCAAACTCTGAGTCACAAGCCTCAGGGCAATACGGCCAAGCCTTTGTTTGGTCATGTAAACCCAACAACCACGTTACCGTCTCATAAAGAGCCTGTGCCGACAACCCCAGAAGATAGAGCGCGTGTCGTCTTCGGCTCCCGTCTCCTCGGTCCCGCCGAAGAAGCAGGACGTCTCGCCGCCAAAAAGGCCAAGTCTACATATGTCGCCGGCATCTTGATACCCCCTCGCCCGGAAGAGCCAGACAACTGCTGCATGAGCGGCTGCGTCAATTGCGTGTGGGACCGTTACCGGGAAGATCTGGAAGAATGGTCGATGAAGAAAGCAGAAGCGAAAGCGCGACTAAAAGCCGGAGGCAGCACCATGGATGCCGACGGCGGCGGATCAGAAGCCGCCTGGGCGAGCAAGATTTCAAAGGATATGTGGGATGAAGAGGCCTTTCAGAATGTTCCCGTCGGAATTCGCGAATTCAtgaagcaagagaagaagctaaAGGAGCGGCACCAGCGGGAAGGCACATTAGGGggctaa
- a CDS encoding uncharacterized protein (EggNog:ENOG41), whose product MTTHINKSASSSNVAIAEIHGEPLSDLDQQLWDMLAATASAHPHREAIVSLWQPADLNRPSEDPNPIAQSECLRWSYGNLRDRAEHLADTLEKLGIGAGMHVAAVLWNCAEWGLFFWACAKTRATFIPIDARATDDFAYMLESTTPRVLVVQDADTAAHLTKQNFSLPSTVIRIHCGRSGTVDGWMGLDDLLARDSSSQGDQWPGDTDDDQGPPRANGMCGSNGDTPALIVFTSGTTGKPKGCPHTNRNLVSQTYNYDPNVDLSFVDRWLVHTPVCHVFAINNALRAWRHGGTVVFAAKSFHIDATLRALVEEKCTVMSATPTLVKALLSHSSFPSPGDLNLSIVSISGTIIGPEHMRLCKEGLGSRDAIQAYGMSEGAPIISWSRQDEMLVDGYHPGVGKVLAGAAVRICRQGSREILSRMEVGELHISGSSVIHDYFGDVEDDEEKFYNDNSGRWLKTGDQAMIDKNGVVYILGRYNDLIIRGGENINPWKIESALSEVPGLQQAFVVGVPDEIAGQIPVAIVKLASRVSKIEIMEKARLLGPQYTLDTVYTLEELGLRGIPATSIGKPKRAMLADIVIKKRHVGRSKISEMESQDNEVAMLEEGLGEIWKRLVGVHPIKTDDIFCLADSITLLRYCDTVLRVYGKRLYLQDLSRCNTIEGQAQLLVARDPSPRAGAGIEPKAVIQNDGHSALSRREQGYSSDRHLVSKVETVDTLAAAQDQIEEFDLDRSDVEDIIPIRNSIYRAVVGQRPQSYRTRIVFRVHNATISHIYDGLFKWLANRPLLRTILLGAQGLLYHIVVRHSHNLFHKLVREVTAETEKEAKDVYENSSADNHSPMFMFNATIIKAKETGRYLLCLTYNHSIVDALTLLSWHRDIDRLIHNCNTIIPIQMPYRLFADLFVGYQESLPAQQAISFHVQRLRGISRYKSAIWPKQRAPGMMIAGDEDSFFFSERQISRNRIWKGEWQARAEEFRFPRRSRIVRLPGLTKLRSSYNLEPMLFAKCALVLFNVIQTRSPVALFNSWESARSWPFVPDWIANALQPAMSIDGPTVEWILNMFGVNGEETLVDFIQRMVLEQEHIQRHEHVPWEKVVQELREEGEVATDASFRQSFVWDVSMGVAASRGFRSDFDTLEPVAKYDWPDCGLFWSAFMVDQENLFFIASWDTAQLNAEEMDEYCDGLADVMRKLADENNWDRKVREVFMPAY is encoded by the exons ATGACCACCCATATAAACAAATCCGCATCCTCCTCCAACGTTGCCATTGCGGAGATCCACGGCGAGCCCCTCTCAGATCTCGATCAGCAACTCTGGGATATGCtcgcagcaacagcttctgCTCATCCCCACAGAGAAGCAATAGTCTCTCTCTGGCAACCTGCAGATTTGAATCGACCATCAGAGGATCCCAATCCGATCGCGCAATCAGAATGTCTCAGATGGTCGTATGGAAATCTCCGGGACAGAGCTGAGCATCTTGCGGACACTCTGGAGAAACTAGGAATCGGCGCTGGCATGCACGTCGCCGCAGTCCTTTGGAACTGCGCAGAATggggcctcttcttctgggcctGCGCCAAGACCAGAGCCACATTCATCCCCATTGATGCTCGTGCGACAGATGACTTTGCTTATATGCTTGAGTCAACCACACCACGGGTACTGGTGGTCCAGGATGCAGACACGGCCGCGCACCTGACCAAGCAAAACTTCAGCCTCCCGAGCACCGTCATCCGTATTCATTGCGGGAGGAGTGGCACGGTTGACGGCTGGATGGGCCTCGACGACCTCCTGGCTCGGGATTCCTCATCTCAGGGGGATCAGTGGCCTGGTGACACAGACGACGATCAAGGACCGCCCCGAGCCAACGGAATGTGCGGGAGTAACGGCGACACTCCAGCCCTCATTGTCTTCACGAGTGGAACCACCGGGAAGCCCAAGGGATGCCCTCACACAAACCGCAACTTGGTGTCGCAGACCTACAACTACGATCCCAATGTCGACTTGTCGTTCGTCGACCGCTGGCTGGTCCACACCCCTGTGTGCCATgtctttgccatcaacaacGCGCTTCGTGCGTGGCGGCATGGCGGCACAGTCGTATTCGCGGCCAAGTCTTTCCACATTGACGCTACGCTGAGGGCCTTGGTTGAGGAAAAATGCACTGTCATGTCGGCCACTCCAACTCTAGTCAAGGCTCTGTTATCTCATAGTTCCTTTCCGAGTCCTGGGGATCTGAACCTGTCTATCGTCTCCATTTCAGGGACAATCATTGGGCCAGAACATATGCGTCTGTGCAAGGAGGGGCTCGGTTCACGAGATGCTATCCAAGCGTATGGGATGAGCGAAGGAGCACCGATCATAAGCTGGTCACGCCAGGATGAGATGCTTGTAGATGGTTACCATCCCGGGGTTGGCAAAGTTCTTGCTGGAGCTGCAGTTCGAATTTGTCGTCAGGGTAGTCGAGAGATTCTGTCTCGAATGGAAGTTGGAGAACTCCATATATCCGGCTCATCGGTTATACATGACTATTttggtgatgttgaagatgacgaagaaaaatTCTACAACGATAATTCGGGAAGGTGGCTAAAGACAGGGGATCAAGCCATGATTGATAAGAACGGGGTTGTTTATATCCTTGGGCGATACAACGATTTGATAATTCGGGGAGGCGAGAATATCAATCCCTGGAAAATTGAATCTGCATTGTCCGAAGTTCCAGGTCTTCAGCAA GCATTTGTTGTAGGAGTGCCAGATGAAATCGCTGGTCAAATCCCTGTTGCTATTGTCAAACTTGCTTCAAGGGTCtctaaaatagaaataatGGAGAAGGCAAGGCTCTTGGGCCCTCAGTATACTCTCGATACTGTATACACGCTTGAAGAGTTGGGCCTTAGGGGCATCCCAGCAACTTCTATTGGAAAGCCAAAGAGAGCCATGCTAGCCGATATCGTGATAAAAAAACGGCATGTTGGCAGAAGTAAAATCTCAGAGATGGAAAGCCAAGATAACGAAGTAGCCATGTTAGAAGAAGGGTTGGGAGAGATATGGAAACGGCTGGTGGGAGTTCACCCCATTAAGACTGATGATATTTTCTGCTTAGCTGACAGCATCACGTTGCTTCGATACTGCGACACCGTTCTCCGAGTATATGGAAAGCGCCTTTATCTCCAAGATCTAAGTAGATGCAATACAATCGAAGGCCAGGCCCAACTATTAGTTGCTAGAGATCCATCACCAAGAGCAGGGGCTGGAATCGAACCAAAAGCCGTCATTCAAAATGATGGCCACAGTGCCCTCTCTAGGAGAGAGCAAGGATACAGCTCTGACCGACATTTGGTCTCCAAAGTCGAAACTGTCGATACTTTGGCCGCTGCGCAAGATCAAATTGAGGAGTTCGATCTGGATAGATCCGACGTTGAGGACATCATTCCTATAAGAAATTCCATATATCGGGCAGTCGTTGGTCAAAGGCCACAGTCATATCGTACTCGCATTGTCTTTCGAGTTCACAACGCAACCATTTCTCATATTTATGACGGACTGTTTAAATGGCTGGCAAATAGACCTCTCCTACGAACAATCCTCTTGGGCGCCCAAGGATTGCTTTATCATATTGTCGTGCGACATAGTCACAATCTCTTTCACAAACTAGTGCGCGAGGTCACCGCAGAAACGGAAAAGGAAGCAAAAGATGTTTATGAAAACAGCTCTGCAGATAATCACTCTCCAATGTTCATGTTCAATGCAACCATCATAAAGGCGAAAGAGACGGGCCGATACCTCCTGTGCCTGACGTATAACCATTCTATAGTGGATGCCTTGACTCTCCTTTCTTGGCATCGAGATATCGACCGACTCATACACAATTGCAACACGATAATACCCATACAAATGCCTTATCGACTTTTCGCAGATTTGTTCGTAGGATATCAGGAGAGCCTGCCGGCTCAGCAAGCAATTTCATTCCACGTTCAGCGACTGCGAGGTATTTCCCGCTACAAAAGCGCAATATGGCCCAAACAACGCGCTCCCGGAATGATGATAGCCGGTGATGAagattcattcttcttctcggaGCGCCAAATCTCCAGAAATCGTATATGGAAAGGAGAATGGCAGGCAAGAGCCGAAGAGTTTCGATTCCCACGTCGGAGCAGGATTGTTCGCTTACCAGGCCTAACCAAATTGCGCAGCTCATATAACCTGGAGCCAATGCTGTTCGCCAAATGCGCTTTGGTGTTATTCAATGTGATTCAGACAAGGTCGCCAGTGGCGCTATTCAATTCCTGGGAGAGTGCTCGTTCATGGCCATTTGTGCCTGACTGGATAGCAAACGCGCTTCAGCCCGCCATGAGCATAGATGGTCCCACAGTCGAATGGATCTTGAACATGTTTGGGGTAAACGGTGAAGAGACGCTCGTGGATTTTATCCAGCGCATGGTTCTTGAGCAGGAGCATATCCAGCGCCATGAACACGTACCGTGGGAAAAGGTTGTGCAAGAGCttcgagaagaaggcgaagtGGCAACGGATGCGTCATTTCGACAATCCTTTGTGTGGGATGTGAGCATGGGGGTCGCAGCGTCTCGAGGATTCCGCAGTGATTTTGACACTCTCGAGCCAGTAGCCAAGTATGACTGGCCAGATTG TGGACTCTTTTGGAGCGCCTTCATGGTCGATCAAGAGAATCTCTTTTTCATTGCTTCATGGGATACAGCGCAGCTGAATGCGGAAGAGATGGATGAGTATTGCGATGGCCTGGCAGACGTAATGCGGAAGCTTGCTGACGAGAATAACTGGGACCGAAAAGTGAGAGAGGTGTTTATGCCTGCCTACTAA